The Fusobacterium russii ATCC 25533 sequence GAATTTTTCCATCTAGAATTATAGCTCATTGCATTTTTTATTATTTTATTCCATGAAGATTTTTCGTAATAATATATATCTAAACTTCTTCTTATAGCGTAAAGCATATCATAAGCATTAAATGACTCAAATGTAAAGCCACAACCTGTTTTTTCTTCTATATTAAATGGTTCAACTGTATCTCTAAGTCCTCCAACTCTATTCACTATCGGAATTGTACCGTATCTCATTGCAATTAATTGAGATAGTCCACAAGGCTCTGACTTTGAAGGCATTAGGTACATATCACAGGCTGCATAAACTTTTGAAGACATAGAATTTGAAAACATTATAAGTCCTCTAAATCTGTCATGTCGTCTATACTCTAATTCCTTCAGTCTATCTTCATAATACTTATCACCTGTCCCCAAAATAACTAATTGGGTTCCCATATTAATAATTTGTTCTGCCACTTCCAGAACTAAATTTATACCTTTTTGATCAGTTAACCTCGTCACCATACCTATCATAGGAATCTCTTCATTTACTTCAAGAGCAAGCTCCTCTTGGAGTTTTAATTTATTTATAATTTTTTCTTTAAAAGTTTTTTTAGAGTAGTTCTTATATAAGTACTCATCTTTCTCCGGATTAAATTGTTTATAATCTATTCCATTTACAATTCCTCTCAATTTCCATCTTTCAACCTGCAAAATTCTATCCATACCAAATGCAAAATATGGATACAAAAGTTCATCTGCATAGGTACTACTAACAGTGTTCACTCTGTCAGCTACCTGTATCCCACCTTTTAGGAAATTAATATCATTATCATAGAGTAAAATATTATGATATTTTTTTTCTATATCAAGAAGAGTCGAAAGTAAAGTACTGTTAAATTTTCCTTGAAATTCAATATTATGAATTGATAACACAGATTTCATATTAGAAAAATATTCATACCTTTTATCTTTTAATATGCTTAAATAAACTATTGATAATGCTGTATGCCAATCATTAGCATTTATTATATCCGGTTTAAAATTTATGTAAGGTAAAATTTCTATTGCTGCTTTTGAAAAAAAAGCAAATCTTTCTGCATCATCAAATTCTCCATACACTTTAAAACGATTAAAATATTGTTCATTATCAATAAAGTAGTATTTAACTCCGTTTAGTCTTGCTTCAAAAATACCACAATATAAATTTCTCCACCCCAGTGTTACAAATATATATTTTAAAAATTTTATTTTATATTTTTCTCTGTCAATACTGGAATAAAGGGGTAATATAACTCTAGTATCATTGTTTTCTCTATTTAAAGCCTTTGGAAGTGAGCCTATTACATCTCCAAGTCCGCCTGTTTTAACAAAAGGTGCACATTCAGCAGCTATAAATAAAATTTTCACCTTTATCACCTCATTGATAAAATTTTATATTAAATTATTTTGTTTTTAGGAACTGTGAATTGACAGTTCTTATCTCCCTTTAAAATTTTGTTTTCTGTTATTAATGCGGATTTATCTGCTATAACATAATCTAATTTTGCTCCTGTTTTCACAACAGTTCCTGCCATAAGTATCGAATTATTTACTTCTGCCCCTTCTTCAATTATTACATCTCTGGATATAAGAGAATTTTCAACTTTTCCAAAAATATGGCATCCATCCGCAAATAAAGAATTTTTTATTTCTGAATTTTTACCATAAAATGTCGGAGCACTATCTTTTATTCTAGTTAAAATTTCTGTATCTGATAGAAAAATCTCTCTCCCTATCTCTCCATCTAATAAATCCATATTAAATTTATAATAACTTTCCAAGCTATCAATAACAGCTGAGTATCCTTTTATTTCATACGCATATACATTAAATCTATTATAATTTTTTGAAATATAATCTTTTACTAAGTCTTCCCATCCCTGAGAAGTGCCTTTTAATATTACATCTTTTAAAATATTTTTATGCAATAAGATTATTTTAACCAATGTGTTACATTCATAGTCAGCTCCATATTGATGATAAAGAGAAGAGTATACTCTATTTTTATCATCTACTATCATTTCACTTTCTTCAAGTTTTGGCTTTCTTTTAACATAAGCAACAGTGAAATCTGCATTTCTACTTTCATGAAATTCTAACATATCTTTAAAATCAATATTACATATAATATTAGCATCAGCTAAAATGCAATAATCTTGAAGCATTGAATCTATATAAGGAATAGCATTACTTAAAGCTTCAAATTTTGTTCTTGCTACACCTGTATTAGATATTGCCATAGGTGGTAAAATTTTTAAACCACTATTTTTTCTATTTAAATCCCAGTCTTTTCCCCAGCCTACATGGTCCATCAATGAATTATAGTTATTCGTCGCAAGAATCCCAATATTAGGTACGTTAGCTTTTACCAGGTTTGAAAGAATAAAATCTACAATTCTATATCTACAAGCGATAGGTAAAGAAGCAAGAGTTCTATTTTTTGTAAGACCACCAATATCATAGTTTTTAAAACTATCAGAAAATAATAAACAGAATGCATTCATCTTGCTACCTCCTATATTTCTTTTTTTATAATTTCATTTTCATTTACTATATCTTTATGACCAACAACCGTAATCATATCTTTTCCAAGTTCTATATTTTCGTGACCAACTATAGCACCTGGTTTTATAATCGCATCTTCTGCTATTATTGAATTATAAATTTTTACATTCTTACCTATATGGGCATTTTTCATTATAACACTATTATATACTTCAGCATCTTCTTCAATATATACACCTGATGATATCACTGATTCTTTGACTGTTCCTTCAATTATACTTCCTTCAGAAATCATTGAATTTGAAAGTTTTGCTTTTTTACCTATATACTGTGGCATTGACTCATAGTGTCTACAATATATCCTCCAAAGTGGATCATATATATTTAAACCTTCCACATTATGTAATAAATCCATATTTGCTTGCCATAAGCTTTCTATTGTACCAACATCTTTCCAATATCCTTTAAAGGGGAATGCAAATAATTTTTTTCCTTCCTTTAACATCATAGGAATTATATCTTTCCCAAAGTCATAACTTGTTCCTTCCATTTCTTCACACTTTACAAGATATTTTTTTAATTCAGCCCATTTAAAAATATATATTCCCATAGATGCTTTTGTAGATATTGGGTTTTTAGGTTTTTCAACAAACTCATTTATAGAAAGGTCACTGTAAGTATTTAAAATTCCAAATCTGGAAGCTTCTTCAAGTGCAACATCTATATGTGCAATTGTTAAATCAGCATCATTTTTTTTGTGAAATTTTAACATCTCGTTATAATTCATTTTATAGATATGATCTCCCGATAAAATTAAGACATATTCAGGTGAATACTGCTCTATATAATTTAAATTTTGATAGATAGCATTTGAAGTCCCCTTATACCAATCTCCACTTTCCCCACCAGTATAAGGTGGTAGTATTGATAGCCCTCCATCCATTCTATCTAAGTCCCATGGAGAACCATTTCCCATATATGAATTTAGCTCTAAAGGCATAAACTGTGTTAAGACACCAACAGTTGAAATTCCAGAATTCACACAATTTGATAGTGGAAAATCTATAATTCTATATTTGCCGCCAAAGGGTACAGCTGGTTTTGCCATATTTTTAGTTAAAATTTGAAGACGTGTTCCCTGTCCTCCAGCTAATAACATTGCTACAATTTCTTTTTTTAATCTCATATCACTCCATCCCCTTTCCAATTGAAGTATTATATATCAATTATTATTGTTAATAAACTTAGTTTTTTATTTCTTTACTATATACAATGTTGAAAATGGAGGAATATTAATTTCAATGTGAAATTCAAAGCCATTCCATGTTTCCTCAATTGAATAAATATTTCTATTTATTAGTCCAGTTCCACCAAATTTTTTTGCATCTGTATTAAAAAGTATTTTATAATTTTCTCTTCTATCTACACCTATTTTGTATTTTAACAACTTTTGAGATGAGAAATTGCTTATAACTAAAATTTCATTTCCATTTTTATCATAACGTGTAAATGCAAAAACATTATTTTTAGAGTCATCAACAACATTCCATTTAAAACCTTGCCAGTTGTTATCATTTTCCCATAGGCTTCTTGTTGTAGCGTAAATCTTATTCAATTCTTTAATAAACTTATTATGTAACTTATGAATAGGATAATCAAGTAAAAGCCAGTCAATAGATTTTTCTTCATTCCACTCTATAAATTGTGCTATATCTATACCCATAAAAGTTAATTTCTTTCCCGGATGTGCATACATATATGCCAGAAAAGTTCTTAAACTTGGAAATTTTTTATCATAATCAACGGCTGCTCTATTTAAAATAGATTTTTTACCATGCACTACTTCATCATGTGAAAGAGGAAGTATGTATTTTTCTGAAAATGCATATGTCATAGAAAAAGTCATACTGTCATGTATACCCTTTCTAAAAAAAGGATCTTGAGAATGATACTTTAAGCTATCGTTCATCCAACCCATATTCCATTTAAAATTAAAACCTAAGCCTCCTTCTTCTACCGGATGTGTTACCTTAGGCCAGGCAGTTGATTCCTCCGCTACCATAAAACTTCCTTTAAAAGTTTTATTTGTATATACATTTAGTTTTTTTAAAAACTCGATAGCTTCTAAATTTTCTTCTCCTCCGTATTTATTAGCTTCCCATTCTCCATCTTTTCTATCATAATTTAAATATAACATTGAAGACACTGCATCAACTCTAATACCATCTATATGATATTTTTCAAACCAATATGCTGCACTTGAAATTAAGAAAGATATTACTTCTTTTCTTCCATAATCAAATATTCTTGTCCCCCATTCTTTATGTTCCATTTTTTTAGGTGAGGAGTATTCATATACATAACCACCATCAAATTCATAAAGTCCAGATTCATCCTTAGGAAAATGCCCTGGCACCCAGTCAAGTATGACACCAATATTATTTTCATGACATTTATCCACAAAATACATAAAATCTTCAGGTAAGCCATATCTTGAAGTTGGTGCAAAATAGCCAGTTACCTGATAGCCCCATGATTTATCAAAAGGATGCTCAGATATTGGAAGAAGTTCAATATGAGTGTAGTTCATCTTTTTTACATATGAAACTAATCTATCTGCAATTTCTTTGTAGGAATAAAAAACGCCATTTTCTTTCTGTAGCCATGAACCTAGGTGTACCTCATAGATATTCATAGCTTCATCATAGGGTATTTTTCTTTTTTTCATCCAATTTGAATCATTCCATTTATATTCTGAAAGATTATAAACTTTTGAAGAAGTTTTTGGTCTTGTTTCAAAATGCTTAGCATAGGGATCTGATTTATATATTGTTCTTCCATCTTTTGTTATAAAAACATATTTATAGGCATCAAATTGTTTAACATTATCTATTTCACATTCGTATATTCCGTTATTGTTAATTTTTCTTGCTTCATATATATATGGTTTCCAATCACAGAATTCCCCTGTCACGTAAACTTTTTTTGCATTTGGGGCCCAAACTCTAAAAAGACATTTTTTACCTTTCAGAAAAGCACCAAGATAATCATAGGACTTATAGTTTGTTCCTTCATGAAAAAAGTACTCTGCTAGTTCTGTCTTATTCTTCTTTTTCATTCAGTACCACCTCTTTTATACAGAATATTTTTTTATTAATATCAATATAGTATAAAAATTTAAAAGTAAAGATGTTTCCTTTTTTTTATCATACCATAAGTAGGGCTTTTTTTCACTATTTTTATTAATTTATTAAAAAATCGATTCTTTTTTTATTATTTTCTGTAAAAAAATAAGATAATATTATATAATAAAATTAAAAATTTTATAATTGAGGTAAAATATGAAAAATGTAATCTATAATCCTTTAAAAAATAAACATCCTATTGGAGCAATAAAAAATAATGATAATATGAAGATTGATCTGTATATTAAAAGTGAAATTCCAGTAAAAGATTTATGCTTTGTTATCTTCAATGATAAAACTGAACATAATCGTTTAAAATACAGAATGAATTTTCAAGAATTTATAAATGGTCATTCTCTATATTCCATAGAACTTCCTACTTTTGAAATAGGTTTATACTTCTATTATTTTGAATTCTATGAAAATAATAAAATAAAATATGTAATTAATAATAACTTTGATGCTGAAATAAATGATTATATTTTTACTTGGCAGTTAACGGTTTATGATAAAAATTTTAAAACTCCTGAATGGGTAAAGGGCGGTATAATGTATCAAATATTCCCAGACAGATTTAAAAAAGATATAAATTATATACCTAAACAACCAAGAAATATAGAGGAAAGGCGGATACATTCAGAATGGGGGGACACTCCAAACTCTTCTTTAGATACATATAACTACTCTGCCAAGGACTTTTTTATGGGAAATTTAACCGGTATTTTAAATAAGAAAGATTATATAAAAAAGTTAAATGTGGATATGATATATTTAAATCCAATTTTTGAAAGTTCTGAAAATCATAGATATTCCACAGCTGACTATTTTAATATAGACCCTTATTTGGGAACCAATGAAATTTTTAAAAGATTCTGCAAAGAATTTGAAAAAATAGATATAGACATTATCTTAGATGGAGTTTTCAGCCACACAGGTTCAGATAGCATATATTTTAATAAATATAATAGATATTCTGAAGTAGGATCATTTAATTCAACTGAATCAAAATATTATTCTTGGTTTAAATTTACTAACTATCCTAATAATTATGAGTCATGGTGGGGCTTTGATAATCTTCCGACACTACATAAAGAAAATAAAGAATATATAAGTTTCATCTGCCAACCTGAAGTAGGTGTGTTAAATTATTGGCAAAATATGGGAATTAAAGGTTGGAGAATAGATGTTTTAGATGAGTTTCCTGATGTGTTTATTGATGAACTTAGAAAATCTGTTAAAACAAAAGACAGAGATGCTTTTATAATAGGGGAAGTTTGGGAAGATGCAACTACTAAATTTTCATATAATAAAAGAAGAAGATATCTACTTGGAAGACAAGTAGACTCCGTTATGAACTATCCTTGGAAAAATGCAATTATTGCTTTTCTAAAAAATTCTGATGCAAGAACTTTTTCAAGGGAGATAATGAGCATAGTTAATAATTATCCAGCTCCGGCATTAGATACTCTGATGAACTTACTTTCAACTCATGACACTGAAAGAATAATTACAGTATTAGGAACAGATGTATCTAAAATAAAATTTGAAGATTCAAAAGATTTTAGACTGTCTGCTAAAGAATATGAACAGGGGAAATTTTTACTTAAATTTGCTTCATTTCTACAATTTACTCTACCTGGAATTCCATCAATATATTATGGAGATGAAATTGGTATGCAAGGTCTAAAAGATCCTTTTAATCGTGCTTGTTTTGAACTTGAAAAAGCAGATTTAGAGATATTAAAACATTATACAGAGCTTTCTATATTTAGGAAAAAATACAAAAATAATTTTAGAACCGGCTTTAAGCTGGATTATATATCTGACAAGGTCATCTCTTATTATAGAAATAATATATTATGTATTATTAATTTGTCTTCAAAACCAATAATATTGGAGCATATTTTACATGGTGAATGGTTGTTTGGAAATAAGAAAGTCTTTTTTACTGATTATGGTGCTATAATTGCAGCTAAATCTTACAATGCTATAAAAAGAGGTTAAACTATGAGAAAAGCAGGTATTTTACTTCCTATTTTTTCCCTACCATCAGATTACGGTATTGGCTCTTTAGGAAAAGAAGCATATAATTTTATTGATTTTCTAGTTAGAACCGGTCAGAGTGTATGGCAAATTTTACCATTGACATCTACAAATCCTGATGATTTTTATTCTCCCTATAAAACAAATGGAGCATTTTCTGGAAATTATGATTTTATTGATATAGACTTGTTGATTGAAGATGGTATTGTAAACAAAGACTTTTTGGAAACAATAAATTTAAAAAACTTTGTAAGTGATTTACGTTATATAGACTATGAAAAAGTCAGAAACTTAAAAGAAATTATTTTTAGTGAAGCATTTAAAAATTTTAATGATAAAAATTTAAATAAGAAATCTGAATTTGAAATATTTGAAAAAGAAAATATTTTTTGGCTTAAAGATTTTTGCAGCTATATGGCTTTAAAAGAATTAAATTTACTTGATTTACCAAGAATTTCAAATTTAAATCCACTCTTAAGAAAAAAATATAATGAAATATTTTCTTATCATAAATTTTTACAATTCTTATTTTATAAGCAATGGTTTTCCTTAAAAAAATATGCTAATGACAGAGGCATAGAAATCTTGGGAGATATTCCTATGTATGTTTCTGATGAAAGTTCCGATTTTTATTTCAATAAGAAAATCTTTTTAACTGATAAAAATGATGAAATATTATCAATAGCTGGAGTCCCACCTGATGATTTTTCAACTGAAGGTCAGTGTTGGGGAAATCCACTTTATGACTGGGAATATTTAGAGAAGGATAACTTTTCTTGGTGGATAAAAAGAATTAAAAAATCTCTTGAACTGTATGATATTTTAAGGATAGATCATTTCAGAGCCTTTGAAAGTTTCTATTCCATTGATAGAAAAACAAGAGATGCTAAAAATGGTGAATGGATAAAAACACCCGGAAAAAAATTTTTTGAAATTTTAAAAAAAGAGCTCCCTAATGCCAAAATTATTGCAGAAGACTTGGGAATTATAACTGACGAAGTTACTGAACTTCTTGAATATACTAATTATCCGGGTATGAAGGTGATTCAATTTGCTTTCAGTTCCGATTGCAATAATATGAACCTACCTCACAAATTCTATAGAAATACTGTTGCCTATACTGGGACTCATGACAACGCGACATTAGCTGAATGGCTATTAACAGCACCACACAATGCAGTTGAATATGCAAAACAGTATTTACGCCTTGAAAGTTATGAAAAATACACAGAGGGCTTTATTCGTGCTGTTATCGGCTCTTGTTCGGATTTAGCTATAGTTCCCCTTCAAGATTGGTTAGATTTTGGAGCTTGGGCAAGAATTAATATTCCTTCAACTACAAAATTTAATTGGAGATTTAGATTTCTAAAGGAGGACTTTACTGAAGATTTAGAAAAATATATATCATATGTTTGTGGACTGTATGGAAGATATAAAGTGAGATAAAAAATATCATCATTTTTTAATATGAACTTATGCTTCAATCTATTTAGAGATTATGTTTTCACTTATAATTTTATAAAGGTATTTAAAAACAAAAAATTTAAATGTAATTAAAAATAAAAGACAAAAGTTCAAAAATTTGCTATAATACTATTCAAAATTATAAAATTAAAGATGAAAGGGAGTGAAGTTTGTATGGAATACTTAAAGAATGCTGATTTAGATATTTATAATGCAATTGTTGCCGAGAAGAAAAGACAGGAAGAAGGAATAGAATTAATAGCTTCGGAAAACTTTGTTTCTAAGGCTGTAATGGAAGCCGCAGGCTCTGTTCTTACTAACAAATACGCTGAGGGGTATGCCGGCAAAAGATACTACGGTGGTTGCATAAATGTTGATATAGTTGAAAATTTAGCAATAGAGAGATTAAAAAAATTATTTGGTGCAAAATTCGCCAATGTTCAAGCACACTCAGGTTCGCAAGCAAATACAGCAGTCTATGTTGCTTTACTTGAGGCAGGTGATAAAATATTAGGAATGAGTTTAAATGCCGGAGGGCATTTGACTCACGGTTATAAAATAAATTTTTCTGGTAAAAATTATATTGGGTTAGAATATGGTCTAAATTCAGAAACTGAAAGAATAGATTTTGATGAAATTAGAAGAGTTGCACTGAAAGAAAGACCTAAATTAATAGTTGCCGGTGCTAGTGCTTATTCGAGGACAATAGATTTTAAAAAATTCAGAGAAATAGCAGATGAAATCAATGCATTTTTTATGGTGGATATGGCACATATAGCTGGTTTAGTTGCTACAGGTGAACATCCTAATCCTATAGAATATGCAGATGTTGTTACCTCTACAACTCATAAAACATTAAGAGGACCTCGTGGTGGAATTATCTTAACTAATAATGAGGAAATAGCGAAAAAAATTGACAGAACTATATTTCCTGGTATACAAGGTGGACCTTTGATGCATATCATTGCTGCAAAAGCTGTAGCATTTAAAGAAGCATTAAACCCTGATTTTAAAGAATATCAAAGGCAGGTAGTGAAGAACGCAAAAGCTATGGCTGATGAACTTGTTGCTGGTGGATTAAGGATAGTGAGTGGCGATACAGATAATCATTTAATGTTGGTTGATTTAAGAGCTAAGGGAGTTACAGGAAAGCTTGCTGAGGAAGTATTGGAGAAATCAGGAATTACTTGTAATAAAAATGCCATACCTAATGACCCTGAAAAGCCATTTATTACAAGTGGAATAAGACTTGGAAGTCCTGCTATTACAACAAGAGGAATGAAAGAAAAAGAAGCTAGAGAAATAGCAAAAATGATAATAAAAGTTTTAGAAAATCCAAATGATGAAAACATAATCTCAGAAGTGAGAAATCAAGTTATTGAATTGACTAAAAAATTTCCACTATACATTTAGTGATTTATTAAATGTAGCATAAAATTTATCCTTTATAGTATTAAAATAGGGTTGCTGATCATTTAAACTCAGCAGCCCTATTTCCTTACTTTATTCCAAGTAAAATTCCGTAGTTAATATGACTTAAAAAATTCTTATCCCTTGAAAAACCAAATGAAAAATTAATAGCAATACTTTTTATTTCAGGGTTCATCATAGCATCCCAATGAGCAGGACTTTCTTTCCATGAATCAAAAAACTGTTCTGCCATATATTTCTCTGAAAGCATCTGTGCCTCACTTGCTATGCTTATTCCGAGTGCATTCTCAAAAGATGATCTATCTGAAAGAGAGGAATCCACTTCTTCTATGACTGACCAAAAATCTTCATTATTAGGTCTTTTATGAGAAATTTT is a genomic window containing:
- the glgD gene encoding glucose-1-phosphate adenylyltransferase subunit GlgD; this encodes MNAFCLLFSDSFKNYDIGGLTKNRTLASLPIACRYRIVDFILSNLVKANVPNIGILATNNYNSLMDHVGWGKDWDLNRKNSGLKILPPMAISNTGVARTKFEALSNAIPYIDSMLQDYCILADANIICNIDFKDMLEFHESRNADFTVAYVKRKPKLEESEMIVDDKNRVYSSLYHQYGADYECNTLVKIILLHKNILKDVILKGTSQGWEDLVKDYISKNYNRFNVYAYEIKGYSAVIDSLESYYKFNMDLLDGEIGREIFLSDTEILTRIKDSAPTFYGKNSEIKNSLFADGCHIFGKVENSLISRDVIIEEGAEVNNSILMAGTVVKTGAKLDYVIADKSALITENKILKGDKNCQFTVPKNKII
- the malQ gene encoding 4-alpha-glucanotransferase; amino-acid sequence: MRKAGILLPIFSLPSDYGIGSLGKEAYNFIDFLVRTGQSVWQILPLTSTNPDDFYSPYKTNGAFSGNYDFIDIDLLIEDGIVNKDFLETINLKNFVSDLRYIDYEKVRNLKEIIFSEAFKNFNDKNLNKKSEFEIFEKENIFWLKDFCSYMALKELNLLDLPRISNLNPLLRKKYNEIFSYHKFLQFLFYKQWFSLKKYANDRGIEILGDIPMYVSDESSDFYFNKKIFLTDKNDEILSIAGVPPDDFSTEGQCWGNPLYDWEYLEKDNFSWWIKRIKKSLELYDILRIDHFRAFESFYSIDRKTRDAKNGEWIKTPGKKFFEILKKELPNAKIIAEDLGIITDEVTELLEYTNYPGMKVIQFAFSSDCNNMNLPHKFYRNTVAYTGTHDNATLAEWLLTAPHNAVEYAKQYLRLESYEKYTEGFIRAVIGSCSDLAIVPLQDWLDFGAWARINIPSTTKFNWRFRFLKEDFTEDLEKYISYVCGLYGRYKVR
- the glgA gene encoding glycogen synthase GlgA; this encodes MKILFIAAECAPFVKTGGLGDVIGSLPKALNRENNDTRVILPLYSSIDREKYKIKFLKYIFVTLGWRNLYCGIFEARLNGVKYYFIDNEQYFNRFKVYGEFDDAERFAFFSKAAIEILPYINFKPDIINANDWHTALSIVYLSILKDKRYEYFSNMKSVLSIHNIEFQGKFNSTLLSTLLDIEKKYHNILLYDNDINFLKGGIQVADRVNTVSSTYADELLYPYFAFGMDRILQVERWKLRGIVNGIDYKQFNPEKDEYLYKNYSKKTFKEKIINKLKLQEELALEVNEEIPMIGMVTRLTDQKGINLVLEVAEQIINMGTQLVILGTGDKYYEDRLKELEYRRHDRFRGLIMFSNSMSSKVYAACDMYLMPSKSEPCGLSQLIAMRYGTIPIVNRVGGLRDTVEPFNIEEKTGCGFTFESFNAYDMLYAIRRSLDIYYYEKSSWNKIIKNAMSYNSRWKNSAKQYLEMYEEIAIN
- a CDS encoding glycoside hydrolase family 13 protein codes for the protein MKNVIYNPLKNKHPIGAIKNNDNMKIDLYIKSEIPVKDLCFVIFNDKTEHNRLKYRMNFQEFINGHSLYSIELPTFEIGLYFYYFEFYENNKIKYVINNNFDAEINDYIFTWQLTVYDKNFKTPEWVKGGIMYQIFPDRFKKDINYIPKQPRNIEERRIHSEWGDTPNSSLDTYNYSAKDFFMGNLTGILNKKDYIKKLNVDMIYLNPIFESSENHRYSTADYFNIDPYLGTNEIFKRFCKEFEKIDIDIILDGVFSHTGSDSIYFNKYNRYSEVGSFNSTESKYYSWFKFTNYPNNYESWWGFDNLPTLHKENKEYISFICQPEVGVLNYWQNMGIKGWRIDVLDEFPDVFIDELRKSVKTKDRDAFIIGEVWEDATTKFSYNKRRRYLLGRQVDSVMNYPWKNAIIAFLKNSDARTFSREIMSIVNNYPAPALDTLMNLLSTHDTERIITVLGTDVSKIKFEDSKDFRLSAKEYEQGKFLLKFASFLQFTLPGIPSIYYGDEIGMQGLKDPFNRACFELEKADLEILKHYTELSIFRKKYKNNFRTGFKLDYISDKVISYYRNNILCIINLSSKPIILEHILHGEWLFGNKKVFFTDYGAIIAAKSYNAIKRG
- the glyA gene encoding serine hydroxymethyltransferase, translating into MEYLKNADLDIYNAIVAEKKRQEEGIELIASENFVSKAVMEAAGSVLTNKYAEGYAGKRYYGGCINVDIVENLAIERLKKLFGAKFANVQAHSGSQANTAVYVALLEAGDKILGMSLNAGGHLTHGYKINFSGKNYIGLEYGLNSETERIDFDEIRRVALKERPKLIVAGASAYSRTIDFKKFREIADEINAFFMVDMAHIAGLVATGEHPNPIEYADVVTSTTHKTLRGPRGGIILTNNEEIAKKIDRTIFPGIQGGPLMHIIAAKAVAFKEALNPDFKEYQRQVVKNAKAMADELVAGGLRIVSGDTDNHLMLVDLRAKGVTGKLAEEVLEKSGITCNKNAIPNDPEKPFITSGIRLGSPAITTRGMKEKEAREIAKMIIKVLENPNDENIISEVRNQVIELTKKFPLYI
- the glgB gene encoding 1,4-alpha-glucan branching protein GlgB; amino-acid sequence: MKKKNKTELAEYFFHEGTNYKSYDYLGAFLKGKKCLFRVWAPNAKKVYVTGEFCDWKPYIYEARKINNNGIYECEIDNVKQFDAYKYVFITKDGRTIYKSDPYAKHFETRPKTSSKVYNLSEYKWNDSNWMKKRKIPYDEAMNIYEVHLGSWLQKENGVFYSYKEIADRLVSYVKKMNYTHIELLPISEHPFDKSWGYQVTGYFAPTSRYGLPEDFMYFVDKCHENNIGVILDWVPGHFPKDESGLYEFDGGYVYEYSSPKKMEHKEWGTRIFDYGRKEVISFLISSAAYWFEKYHIDGIRVDAVSSMLYLNYDRKDGEWEANKYGGEENLEAIEFLKKLNVYTNKTFKGSFMVAEESTAWPKVTHPVEEGGLGFNFKWNMGWMNDSLKYHSQDPFFRKGIHDSMTFSMTYAFSEKYILPLSHDEVVHGKKSILNRAAVDYDKKFPSLRTFLAYMYAHPGKKLTFMGIDIAQFIEWNEEKSIDWLLLDYPIHKLHNKFIKELNKIYATTRSLWENDNNWQGFKWNVVDDSKNNVFAFTRYDKNGNEILVISNFSSQKLLKYKIGVDRRENYKILFNTDAKKFGGTGLINRNIYSIEETWNGFEFHIEINIPPFSTLYIVKK
- a CDS encoding glucose-1-phosphate adenylyltransferase, with translation MRLKKEIVAMLLAGGQGTRLQILTKNMAKPAVPFGGKYRIIDFPLSNCVNSGISTVGVLTQFMPLELNSYMGNGSPWDLDRMDGGLSILPPYTGGESGDWYKGTSNAIYQNLNYIEQYSPEYVLILSGDHIYKMNYNEMLKFHKKNDADLTIAHIDVALEEASRFGILNTYSDLSINEFVEKPKNPISTKASMGIYIFKWAELKKYLVKCEEMEGTSYDFGKDIIPMMLKEGKKLFAFPFKGYWKDVGTIESLWQANMDLLHNVEGLNIYDPLWRIYCRHYESMPQYIGKKAKLSNSMISEGSIIEGTVKESVISSGVYIEEDAEVYNSVIMKNAHIGKNVKIYNSIIAEDAIIKPGAIVGHENIELGKDMITVVGHKDIVNENEIIKKEI